In Spodoptera frugiperda isolate SF20-4 chromosome 3, AGI-APGP_CSIRO_Sfru_2.0, whole genome shotgun sequence, the genomic window ATCTGAAAATATAGAAGTAACAGTGACAGAAGAAGAAGTACTTGATGAAATGGCGGGTGAAGTTGATGAAGACAATTTGAAAGAGGTTAAAGACAATAACTTGGATCAAGGGCTTATTGAAGAAGTAACAACTTCTGTGCCCGAGGTTAAGTTCCCTGTGAGAAGTGATCAAAAATCTTACCAGCCATATATGAATGAATCTACAGCGTCAGCAGTAGACGCTTTATTGAGCGTATCTAGAGAAGCCGACAGAGTGACGAGGGTTATCAGCGATGATCCGCCAGAAGATCTGTTTGAAGATGATAATAAGGACAACAGTGGATCTAACCAAGAGCACAGTTTCAATGAAGGTCTTTTAGATAACAGTGATAGTGTCGTAAAGTACGAGGAGCCAGTGGAATTGATTCCAGATGATCATAGCAAGGTGTTAAATAATGACTTCAAAACAAATGAAGATAATTCTGTAGGCACAGAAGATAATATTGATTTACCAGAGGGAAGTAATGTAGCATCTCTTAACGATATCGATGACCAAACAAAGACAGAAATGAATGTTGATGTTACTGACAGTGCGGGCAATATTGTGGAAAGTATTCCATCTGAATCTGACCTACAAATAGCTGAAACTCTGATTAATTTACCATCCATTCAAAGCAAAACAACTAGCAGTATAAAGCCAGATAAACCAATTCCCGATGAGATCATGCAGGAAGATATTGTTCCTGAGGAAATGGTTGTGGAAGACAAACCTATAGAATCTATTGTAGAACCTGAATCAATACTTCATCAACAGAAATCTCTATTAATTTCTAACAACGAAAATATTATGCGTTTTGAAACAGAACAAGAGAAAAGTGAAAACTTAAACGCTGCTCAATCACTGGTCCAAATGTCAGAAACAATTGACCACAAAATTAATATGGATCATAACTTATCTACTAGTGTAAACAATAATAAGGAAATATCCGAAAAGGGTGTTTTCagtgtaaaacaaaataatggctTGGATGGTATGCACAACACTGTAGAGCAAAAATTAACTCTCAAATCTAAAGATAGCAACATTGAAAACACCAATGGTAAAAGTACTAAAATAGAAACTTCATCTTCAAGGTTATTAAAAATTCTAGAAGAGCCGAGTGCGAAGTTTAGTACCAATAAACCTATGCCTACCAAGACCATCATTACAGGGAAAGAGAAAATATTGAACTTTGACGTAGCAAAAACGTCTTTCAAAAGTAAAACTGATTCACctaaacagaaaataattattcgaaGGACGACTCCAAGCAAAAACCTAATAAACAATATGTCTGAAATAACAACACCAGACAAAATTATTCTGTCACGTAGTAACAACGCAGCGCCGGACGGTTCTGTACAAACATATACCATTCAGACGTCAGAGCCGCCAGCCGACGCTAACACAATTATAATACAACAAAAGATTAGGAAAATTGCAAAACCACCTGCAAAGATACAAAAGATTAAACCAGCAAACTCACTGATACCCACTCTAAATGAAACGTCAAAAATAATCAACGATGCAGCCCCTGACGATGCTATGTTTGATATTAACTCAATGCCTATTGTATTATCTGAAGATCTACTAACTCCCGAAAGTATTGAGAAAATGCCCATCGTAATGTCTGACGGTAACATTATAACTCACACACCGAATCCGCCAAAACTTGTGAAGACAAAACAAGCTATAGAAAGTGAAAAAATTGGCATAAGTGCAACCTCTAATAAATCTGAAATGAAAACTCTATTAATGAATCCTGTCAGTGATGGTAATAAAATTAGCACCCCGAATATTCTATCAAAATCTTCAAAATTACGAGGGGCAAAACCTATGTTAGTAATTGATAAGACTACAGGTAAACAGAAAATTATAATGACGAAAGGTGAGACTAGTATCAAAGAAGTCAAACAAGCACCAACCCTAATACAGTCAGTTCAGCAGAATACTGGCAAGGccgagaaattcataattttaccTACTCCAAACTCACCACGCCCTGGCAGGACACAAAAGATTGTAATAGATCCTCAAACAGGCAAAGCTCATGTGCTTGTAGCAAAGGGATCCGAACCTCAAATAACTGCTACGGACAATAAACCGGTTTCGGCGAAATTAATTCCGTCTTCGACCGACAATAGCAGTCCTGGAAATACCGTAATGATCATAACTAACGCTCAAGGTGCGCAGTCTAGAATAGTCCTCACTCCAGAACACGAGAAGATGCTATTTCCAAAGAAACAACAATCTAATGTATCTCAATTGAAAACTATAACTCATAGGATCTCAACCAATCCAGGTGTTGTTACTCAAAAATCTTTAGTTACATCATTAACATCGACAAAAACTCAAAATGTCGCACCTGCAAAGACTCAGACCAGGATTGTGCCGAAACAAAAAAGTGCAATAATTACATCAAAAGGCCAATTGATTGTCGGTGGGAGAGTCGCCACTACTACGCAAAATATAGCGCCCATGCCGGAAATTAGACCTGTACCCAAGCGAATAATCGCATCAGAACCCAAAAAACTAGTTCAAACAATTCAGAAGTCATCTTCAGAACCATTAATATTCTTACAACAAAAATCTGGTGCAGTCATGCAACTTACAGCAGCACAATTCGAACATTTGCAAAGGACTGGGCAAATTGTACAGAAAACTACTACACCTATACAGGATAATAAAGTTCTTGTACAAAAAACGATAACTATTTCGCCGAATGAGACAGGAGCGCCTACAGTACACAAACAGAGAGTACGTAAGACGATATCCGAATCACCAACGCCAGCTAAGAAAATGAAACAACAAGAAATAGCTATAGCACCTGCACCCGCGCCTTTGTCTTCGATTCCTCCTGCCTTGACTCCTCTGAGCAACAATGCACCTAATGTGCCATCTGTATCTAACACAGTATCCATTGGTACTACGAATACTTATTCTGATTTTGATAACTTCGAAGAACTTTTACCGTCGACTGCCATCGTCCGACAACAACAGCCAGAGCCAGTTAGCACTGTGACTCAGCCAGAACCACCCGCCGCCGCCCCGCCTGCTGGCCTAGGCGACAGTCAACTGCTGGCAGTACCAGGGGAACACTTTGGCGGCCCTGTAGGTTCATTCTATCTTTGCATTGAAGAGAATGGCACTTTGACTCCTGTTGACAATCGACCTCTAGTCCTAGATAATAATCAACTAGTTCCTATGCATGCAGAACCCTTACCCGTATTATCAACACAACCCGAGCGTAGAGACATTCTTGAGGCGGCTTTAGCTAATAGTGATGTTTTTCATGCGGATACAACAAGAGACGAGGCCCCAGATTTCCGTGATTTGAATGCAAATGTATCAGTTCATTGTCGTGTATCTGAGACTAGTACGACATTAAATCAGCCCATTATGACTCCTGTTGAGGTACCTACTAAAGTAGACAGTGAACCTGCCATTCCTTCCAATTTAGAGGATGGTCTCGCAGTAATCGGTGTCACCCCTCCGACAGTGCCGACTTCACTAGAATTACCTATTACTGTGACAGACCCTAGGATAGCACCTGCAAAAACAACAGATCCTCTGAGCAACAATAACTATGGGTCTGGAGTATCTTTGCTACCGTCACCTAATACGGAAATGACTTATGTAACCACAGAGGAAACAGATGTGCCAATGGGTGGCCCTATTTCGATGCCATTGCTAACGGAAGAAGAATCTGTCGGGAAATCCATGCCAATATTGACGGACGACATAGCAGAGAGAACTGTTTCTTCAGTAGACTCAGCAGTTGGATCTCCATCCTCCATTGATGTCCGGGAGTCGGAAACTGAAGATGGTGGTCAGTGGACTCGCCGGCTGCTTACTCCTGGCTCGGACATTTCAGAAGCGTCAGCTGAGATCCCCTTGCAGCCGGCTATACAATTGTCGGTTAGTGAACTGTCTCGCCACAGTTAAGAGGGATGCCTTCGTCTTTTCCCtttcgtaaat contains:
- the LOC118274258 gene encoding LOW QUALITY PROTEIN: mucin-17-like (The sequence of the model RefSeq protein was modified relative to this genomic sequence to represent the inferred CDS: inserted 1 base in 1 codon), with the translated sequence MCENTDVSYLDGEVVWVKLGSCWWPGEVVGPEKLPPDVLPSFRKPPIAVVKFFQEDTYEYVKNASSIFKYECSRKNEFINKGLYMFRTKRGHMEKFPEDVIRAETAVGGDIEILTRDEFQEKKKESYAGIFGDPQKKTPGSGKKGRGGRGRSAEPSRISTPFRKGKEKVDYKVHILVQGSKPSSDDTPSTETTEPIPSTSAEPVSDNKDETRLGSEEREEEEKEKVEEPVPSCSTPTASTSAAPSTPSVSSSGIYSCHACPFTTVRLNVLILHSKTHSVSFTPYTPSPVRKKLPVKSSSKSTPEISKTPKARKPRKEKTVKEPKKSPPSTTKKRTADVETNNVESVETKKVKTDEEIKSSLLADWDDGDEESNDESTTVMAESPEVPEATESPAVPTSAELSSVPLMPELSSPTEKKLNSSPSSDKPDPSSDSKYEFCEDEDWPLEVDGGRKIPRVKNPKRKEDSKSLSVDDDEMAREVAELLNKTTVPELPSXPEPLKVEENFPEPSIVKSPDKQESSPEKAEKPPVETPPTKAIFKTKTFFRSRHSRSQDAIGKYVAEQLNAVERMDISENDINGAEVVSSPEARESPPIEHVKVARLAPKIQLKKMKAELREKEKGNFENFGDISDFRQFTDMAVPSKVSPQSIKSPTLTEKGNRQLHDVLYPTQEIKPVNMDIPEPVKSSINRTDFTDNITHRPETTGFTNTIKPEDNDDDRVSKFENVEETILDQASNKVEIQTTSYAEDYGDDRVETGSINEETRIVIEMEPEPDKDHIDEVALDKSHDTDMVMKSENIEVTVTEEEVLDEMAGEVDEDNLKEVKDNNLDQGLIEEVTTSVPEVKFPVRSDQKSYQPYMNESTASAVDALLSVSREADRVTRVISDDPPEDLFEDDNKDNSGSNQEHSFNEGLLDNSDSVVKYEEPVELIPDDHSKVLNNDFKTNEDNSVGTEDNIDLPEGSNVASLNDIDDQTKTEMNVDVTDSAGNIVESIPSESDLQIAETLINLPSIQSKTTSSIKPDKPIPDEIMQEDIVPEEMVVEDKPIESIVEPESILHQQKSLLISNNENIMRFETEQEKSENLNAAQSLVQMSETIDHKINMDHNLSTSVNNNKEISEKGVFSVKQNNGLDGMHNTVEQKLTLKSKDSNIENTNGKSTKIETSSSRLLKILEEPSAKFSTNKPMPTKTIITGKEKILNFDVAKTSFKSKTDSPKQKIIIRRTTPSKNLINNMSEITTPDKIILSRSNNAAPDGSVQTYTIQTSEPPADANTIIIQQKIRKIAKPPAKIQKIKPANSLIPTLNETSKIINDAAPDDAMFDINSMPIVLSEDLLTPESIEKMPIVMSDGNIITHTPNPPKLVKTKQAIESEKIGISATSNKSEMKTLLMNPVSDGNKISTPNILSKSSKLRGAKPMLVIDKTTGKQKIIMTKGETSIKEVKQAPTLIQSVQQNTGKAEKFIILPTPNSPRPGRTQKIVIDPQTGKAHVLVAKGSEPQITATDNKPVSAKLIPSSTDNSSPGNTVMIITNAQGAQSRIVLTPEHEKMLFPKKQQSNVSQLKTITHRISTNPGVVTQKSLVTSLTSTKTQNVAPAKTQTRIVPKQKSAIITSKGQLIVGGRVATTTQNIAPMPEIRPVPKRIIASEPKKLVQTIQKSSSEPLIFLQQKSGAVMQLTAAQFEHLQRTGQIVQKTTTPIQDNKVLVQKTITISPNETGAPTVHKQRVRKTISESPTPAKKMKQQEIAIAPAPAPLSSIPPALTPLSNNAPNVPSVSNTVSIGTTNTYSDFDNFEELLPSTAIVRQQQPEPVSTVTQPEPPAAAPPAGLGDSQLLAVPGEHFGGPVGSFYLCIEENGTLTPVDNRPLVLDNNQLVPMHAEPLPVLSTQPERRDILEAALANSDVFHADTTRDEAPDFRDLNANVSVHCRVSETSTTLNQPIMTPVEVPTKVDSEPAIPSNLEDGLAVIGVTPPTVPTSLELPITVTDPRIAPAKTTDPLSNNNYGSGVSLLPSPNTEMTYVTTEETDVPMGGPISMPLLTEEESVGKSMPILTDDIAERTVSSVDSAVGSPSSIDVRESETEDGGQWTRRLLTPGSDISEASAEIPLQPAIQLSVSELSRHS